The following proteins come from a genomic window of Paenibacillus swuensis:
- a CDS encoding transglutaminase domain-containing protein has product MPATIQLLLTQYNAVTLLLLLVVIGSVIQGLRKGASGSAKHLFFFVLEGAMTVASLLIAWKGAGIASDSLQQWLTVRDIRIPATELNALQQFYYTAITAIRDFALLRYGLLFLIGYAAVKNILYWLGYVLLLQWDKKERPASDSAVSSWISSLSGGIIGILIGLGRAVMVIALLFIVTTLFPKTTATNYIAASPLYQKGATSIVQPITGNWISKQVPVFTRAVEDEFTKILTRKYEVIDRNIPTDIAAAAQMIVKDAQHEEEKARLLYDWVGSRVSYDYNKVDMYVNQNVWKEQTPEDTFASREGVCIDYSRLYAVMARSVGLKVKVVTGLGYDGKGGYGSHAWNEVYLPAQNAWVPLDSTWAGSGDWFNPEGFYETHIKEA; this is encoded by the coding sequence TTGCCGGCTACGATACAACTACTACTAACACAATATAACGCCGTAACCCTGCTCCTTCTGCTTGTCGTCATCGGTTCCGTTATACAAGGGTTAAGGAAGGGTGCTTCGGGATCGGCCAAGCACCTTTTCTTTTTTGTACTGGAAGGCGCGATGACGGTGGCGAGTTTGCTCATTGCATGGAAAGGTGCCGGAATCGCCTCGGACAGCCTGCAACAGTGGTTAACAGTCCGGGATATTCGGATTCCTGCAACGGAGCTTAATGCGCTTCAGCAATTTTACTACACAGCGATTACCGCCATTCGTGATTTCGCCTTGCTGCGTTACGGATTATTGTTTCTGATCGGTTACGCCGCGGTGAAGAATATATTGTACTGGTTAGGCTATGTGCTGCTCTTGCAGTGGGATAAGAAAGAACGTCCAGCTTCGGATTCAGCGGTATCTTCCTGGATCAGTTCCTTAAGCGGAGGCATCATTGGTATATTGATCGGCCTGGGCAGGGCTGTCATGGTAATCGCCTTATTGTTCATCGTGACCACCTTATTCCCCAAGACAACGGCAACGAATTACATTGCCGCATCACCCCTGTATCAGAAGGGGGCAACTTCGATCGTCCAACCGATTACGGGAAACTGGATATCGAAGCAAGTGCCTGTGTTTACACGCGCGGTTGAAGATGAATTCACGAAGATCCTGACAAGAAAATACGAAGTCATTGACCGGAATATCCCTACCGATATCGCAGCGGCAGCGCAGATGATTGTGAAGGATGCGCAACATGAAGAGGAGAAAGCGCGTCTGTTATATGATTGGGTCGGATCCCGTGTCAGTTACGATTACAATAAAGTAGACATGTATGTGAATCAGAACGTATGGAAAGAACAAACACCCGAGGACACCTTTGCCTCCCGCGAAGGCGTGTGCATTGACTATTCACGGCTATATGCTGTCATGGCCAGGTCCGTGGGTTTGAAAGTGAAGGTCGTGACGGGATTGGGATACGACGGTAAAGGCGGGTATGGTTCTCATGCCTGGAACGAAGTGTATTTGCCGGCCCAGAACGCTTGGGTACCGCTTGATTCCACATGGGCGGGATCGGGAGATTGGTTTAATCCGGAAGGATTTTACGAAACCCATATTAAAGAAGCTTAA
- a CDS encoding MFS transporter gives MKTAVWLYFFMFVAFFDLHAQYPILTPFAISIGAAPSFIGLIMGMYSLTHLPGNLIAGFSVDRYGSKRFIILSLLFGGVLMLLQAHVTDPWQLLAVRSVSGFVLAFLSPACLAMLAKMARDHIHQGKLMAGNGLIHTFASVFSPAAGAYLVAQFGFTASFQVLGCLLIATGLFAIFGIKSTSAVVAEQALAVSNDDEPGVVRPKGKLMMPEPTASPVPWLFYGLPLAISCSQGILFFELPLLARNSGEAGIMNTGILFSLVSLGALITLSLLFLNRLSPFIRTASGSLALSLIFFGMASEWPLPLAGSLVLIGMAKGIIFPALASLLLSLSGGVRYGRVFSLLSVAFSIGAFLGPLIAGHYRDEISPYFVAFLVLILALTVFPVYMIRTFGLMKTE, from the coding sequence ATGAAAACAGCGGTTTGGCTTTATTTCTTCATGTTTGTGGCATTCTTTGATCTGCATGCGCAGTACCCGATTCTGACGCCTTTCGCCATCTCCATCGGCGCCGCGCCTTCATTTATCGGTCTGATTATGGGCATGTACTCCCTCACGCATCTCCCGGGAAACCTTATAGCCGGCTTTAGTGTGGATCGATACGGCAGTAAAAGGTTTATTATCCTGAGCTTATTGTTCGGCGGCGTTCTGATGCTGCTGCAAGCCCATGTGACTGATCCTTGGCAGCTGTTGGCGGTGCGGTCCGTCAGTGGATTCGTCCTTGCTTTTCTATCGCCGGCTTGTTTAGCCATGCTCGCCAAGATGGCAAGAGATCATATCCATCAAGGGAAACTGATGGCGGGTAACGGGCTGATCCATACGTTTGCGTCCGTATTCTCGCCCGCGGCAGGAGCCTACCTTGTCGCCCAATTCGGCTTTACCGCCTCTTTTCAAGTGCTGGGTTGCCTGCTGATTGCCACAGGCTTATTCGCCATCTTCGGCATCAAGAGCACCTCGGCCGTTGTAGCGGAACAGGCTCTGGCCGTATCTAATGATGACGAGCCTGGAGTCGTACGCCCGAAAGGTAAACTGATGATGCCCGAACCGACGGCTTCTCCCGTGCCTTGGTTGTTCTACGGGTTACCTCTGGCCATATCCTGCTCGCAGGGTATCTTGTTCTTCGAGCTGCCCTTGCTTGCCCGTAATTCCGGCGAGGCCGGTATTATGAACACGGGCATACTGTTCTCCCTAGTCAGCTTGGGCGCGCTGATTACGCTGTCACTCCTGTTCCTGAACCGGCTGTCGCCTTTTATTCGTACGGCATCGGGAAGCTTAGCCTTAAGCTTAATCTTCTTCGGGATGGCGTCAGAATGGCCCCTCCCTTTAGCGGGGTCTCTGGTGCTCATCGGGATGGCCAAAGGCATCATCTTCCCCGCCCTGGCCTCGTTATTGCTTTCGTTAAGCGGCGGTGTCCGCTATGGCCGCGTTTTCTCGCTGCTATCGGTCGCTTTCTCGATCGGAGCTTTCCTTGGACCGCTGATTGCCGGACATTACCGGGATGAGATTTCCCCTTACTTTGTGGCGTTTCTTGTGCTGATTCTCGCTTTAACCGTATTTCCGGTTTATATGATTCGTACCTTCGGACTCATGAAGACCGAGTAG
- a CDS encoding sporulation protein YjcZ, with protein MSNYGANCGAGVGGAYSSVGAILVLYILLVIILSAYCF; from the coding sequence ATGTCTAACTACGGTGCTAACTGTGGCGCGGGTGTAGGCGGCGCTTACTCTTCCGTTGGAGCAATCCTTGTTCTTTACATCTTGCTGGTTATCATATTGAGCGCATACTGTTTCTAA
- a CDS encoding toprim domain-containing protein encodes MGDLVLIVEGKNDKRRLTRLLSPDIDIYCTFGTLNTDKTEQLRKKVRNRQVYLFMDNDSSGSRIRKVLRDMFPDSEQIYTRRGYAGVEGTPDEYLIQQLEKAGLEEYILYPTYPLPDPLQD; translated from the coding sequence ATGGGTGACCTTGTGCTGATTGTGGAAGGCAAGAACGATAAGAGAAGGCTGACGCGGTTACTCAGTCCTGACATTGACATATACTGTACATTCGGCACGCTGAATACGGACAAAACAGAGCAATTGCGGAAGAAAGTCCGGAACCGGCAAGTCTATTTGTTTATGGACAATGATTCGTCGGGGTCGAGAATCCGTAAAGTCCTCCGGGACATGTTCCCGGACAGCGAGCAGATTTATACCCGCAGGGGATATGCCGGTGTTGAAGGCACTCCTGATGAATATCTGATTCAACAATTAGAAAAAGCCGGATTGGAGGAATATATCCTCTACCCGACTTATCCGTTGCCTGATCCTCTTCAAGATTAA
- a CDS encoding SCO family protein, translating to MRRHGFKIVIGLLCVILGLFILLNATGKSNLPDQGKAPDFEFTNTAGEKVSMRDSEGKVRIVYFFFASCPDVCPMTNNLLREVQGKLKDKNMLGSDVVMHSITFDPKRDTEDKLKAYASGFQADKEGWKFLRGEEAYSRKVALDYGIGVQDDGKGGFIHQNYIFLVDQDGTIRQSYNGNDTELSADTIVKHMQELS from the coding sequence ATGAGAAGGCATGGTTTTAAGATTGTTATTGGATTGTTATGTGTTATTTTGGGGTTGTTCATCTTGTTAAACGCTACGGGCAAAAGTAACTTACCAGACCAAGGCAAAGCCCCGGATTTTGAGTTCACAAATACAGCAGGCGAGAAAGTTTCGATGCGGGACTCAGAGGGGAAAGTGCGAATTGTTTATTTCTTCTTCGCGAGTTGTCCGGATGTATGCCCTATGACGAACAACCTGTTACGTGAGGTTCAAGGTAAACTGAAAGACAAGAACATGCTGGGCAGCGATGTGGTTATGCATTCCATTACGTTCGACCCGAAGCGGGACACGGAAGACAAGCTTAAGGCATACGCGAGCGGATTCCAAGCGGACAAGGAAGGATGGAAATTCTTGCGCGGGGAAGAGGCTTATTCCAGAAAAGTGGCTTTAGATTACGGAATTGGTGTTCAGGATGACGGCAAGGGCGGCTTTATCCATCAGAATTACATTTTCCTTGTGGATCAAGACGGTACGATTCGCCAGTCGTACAATGGGAATGATACGGAATTATCCGCGGATACCATTGTGAAGCATATGCAGGAGTTAAGCTGA
- the cyoE gene encoding heme o synthase, with protein MDTPQAGVRPVWKDYITLTKPRILASNLIAAFGGFWLASKWDIDWLLLFYTLMGTTLVMASSCVFNNYLDRELDTKMERTSNRASATGRIKASSVFNYGVILGVAGLLVLWLLVSNLAAILGIIGMIVYVGIYTAWLKRTSTLSTAVGGLSGAMPPVIGYCAVSGTMDIGAWLLIAILFLWQPPHFWALGIYRREEYRAAGFPLLPVVKGVHRTKIQMIPYIVLLIVADAALYYYGYVGWIFLIVTTVLGVYWLISALSGFKAKDDDAWARKNFKLSVNFLMILFLVMIIDTVSV; from the coding sequence GCTTCCAATTTAATTGCTGCTTTTGGCGGGTTCTGGTTGGCCTCCAAGTGGGATATCGATTGGTTATTATTGTTCTATACATTGATGGGCACCACGCTTGTTATGGCGTCATCATGTGTTTTCAATAACTATCTGGACCGGGAGCTTGACACAAAGATGGAACGGACAAGCAACAGGGCTTCCGCGACCGGCCGCATTAAAGCTTCATCCGTATTTAACTATGGCGTCATCCTGGGCGTTGCGGGTTTGTTGGTACTCTGGCTGTTAGTTTCCAATCTGGCTGCGATCCTGGGTATTATCGGCATGATCGTCTATGTGGGCATCTATACAGCGTGGCTTAAACGCACATCAACCTTGAGCACAGCGGTTGGCGGACTTTCAGGCGCTATGCCGCCGGTCATTGGATACTGCGCAGTATCCGGCACAATGGATATCGGGGCTTGGTTGCTGATCGCCATCCTCTTTCTTTGGCAGCCTCCGCACTTCTGGGCGCTGGGCATTTATCGCAGAGAAGAATACCGAGCGGCAGGTTTCCCCTTATTGCCCGTCGTGAAAGGCGTGCATCGGACGAAGATTCAGATGATTCCATATATTGTCCTCTTAATTGTAGCGGATGCCGCGCTTTACTATTATGGTTATGTAGGCTGGATTTTTCTTATTGTAACGACTGTTTTAGGTGTATATTGGCTCATCTCCGCGCTATCCGGCTTTAAGGCGAAGGACGACGACGCCTGGGCCCGCAAAAATTTTAAGCTCTCCGTTAACTTCCTCATGATTCTGTTTCTGGTCATGATTATTGATACGGTGAGTGTGTAA